A window from Cryptomeria japonica chromosome 1, Sugi_1.0, whole genome shotgun sequence encodes these proteins:
- the LOC131048856 gene encoding protein TPR3 isoform X2: MTSLSRELVFLILQFLDEEKFKESVHKLEQESGFFFNMKYFEDQVLSGEWDEVERYLSGFTKVDDNRYSMKIFFEIRKQKYLEALDKSDRARAVEILVKDLKVFSSFNEELYKEITQLLTLDNFRENEQLSKYGETKSARNIMLLELKKLIEANPLFREKLQFPGLKASRLRTLINQSLNWQHQLCKNPRPNPDIKTLFVDHNCGQQNGARPPPPANNFMGAFAKATPFPPPVTSHTPFQPTPSNPSNSLTGWMANPAPVVHPGLSAGPVGLSTGTNAAALVKRPRTPPVNTPTVDYQSGDSEHLLKRARPSAQPGEEVSYHGTNHLQCMYSQDDLPTNVASTLSQGSCIMSMDFHPVHQAILLVGTNVGDISIWELGSRERLASRNFKVWELERCSVTMQAAIVKDPPVSVNRVIWSPDGTLFGVAYSKHIVHIYTYHGGSDLRHHLEIDAHVGGVNDLSFAHPNKQLCIITCGDDKTIKVWDAISGRKLYTFEGHEAPVYSVCPHHKESIQFIFSTALDGKIKAWLYDNMGSRVDYDAPGQWCTTMAYSADGSRLFSCGTSKEGDSYLVEWNESEGAIKRTYKGFHKRSLGVVQFDTTRNRFLAAGDEYMIKFWDMDNTNLLTTIDADGGLLASPRLRFNKDGSLLAVSTNDNGIKILANADGLRLLRTFENRSLDVARMPPEPLAKVASGNALAIVGANPVSTALGSERGGPSVSMSGLNGDTRSVGEVKVRVIEEAVEKSKSWKLTEISEPGQCRCQKLPDNLPTSKVSRLIYTNSGVAILALASNAVHKLWKWQRNERNSSGKATASVPPQLWQPASGILMTNDINDTNPEDAVPCFALSKNDSYVMSASGGKVSLFNMMTFKTMTTFMAPPPAATFLAFHPQDNNIIAIGMEDSTIQIYNVRVDEVKTKLKGHQKRITGLAFSHVLNVLVSSGADAQLCVWGIDTWEKHKSKLLQLPVGRSPSLQAGTRVQFHQDQIHFLAVHETQLAIYEASKLERIKQWVPHDSLSTPISNATYSCDSHLIYASFCDGAIGVFQAETLKLRCRISASAYLPSNSISTVYPLVVAAHPSEPNQFSLGLTDGSVIVMEPPESEGKWGTGPPIENGSVSSIPLVVPKAGTPGPEQGPR; this comes from the exons ATGACTTCGCTCAGCAGAGAGCTCGTTTTTCTTATTCTGCAGTTTCTGGATGAGGAGAAATTCAAGGAAAGTGTTCACAA GTTGGAGCAGGAGTCGGGATTTTTCTTCAACATGAAGTATTTTGAGGACCAGGTCCTGAGCGGGGAGTGGGATGAGGTTGAGAGATACCTCTCTGGTTTCACCAAAGTTGATGACAATCGGTATTCGATGAAGATATTTTTTGAAATCAGGAAGCAGAAATATTTAGAAGCATTGGATAA GTCAGACAGAGCCAGGGCAGTAGAAATATTAGTAAAAGACTTGAAAGTATTTTCTTCATTCAACGAGGAACTGTACAAGGAGATTACACAACTCCTCACCTTAGATAACTTCAG AGAAAATGAACAGCTTTCGAAGTATGGGGAGACCAAATCAGCTAGAAACATTATGTTATTAGAACTCAAAAAACTTATAGAAGCTAATCCCCTGTTTCGAGAGAAGTTGCAATTTCCTGGGCTTAAAGCATCTCGATTGCGGACACTTATCAATCAAAG TTTGAATTGGCAGCATCAGCTCTGCAAAAACCCAAGGCCTAATCCTGACATAAAAACCCTTTTTGTTGATCATAATTGTGGACAACAAAATGGAGCACGTCCCCCACCGCCTGCAAACAATTTTATGGGAGCATTTGCTAAAGCAACACCATTTCCCCCACCAGTAACTAGTCATACT CCATTCCAGCCAACGCCTAGCAATCCTTCTAATTCCCTTACAGGTTGGATGGCTAATCCTGCCCCTGTGGTCCATCCTGGTCTGTCGGCAGGACCTGTGGGACTTAGTACTGGAACAAATGCAG CTGCTCTTGTTAAGCGTCCAAGGACCCCTCCAGTAAATACTCCAACAGTTGATTATCAATCTGGGGATTCTGAGCATCTCTTGAAACGAGCAAGGCCAAGTGCCCAGCCAGGCGAGGAG GTTAGTTATCATGGGACAAATCATCTTCAATGCATGTACTCACAAGATGATCTCCCTACGAATGTAGCTTCAACTTTAAGCCAGGGATCTTGCATAATGAGCATGGATTTTCACCCTGTGCACCAAGCTATACTCCTAG TGGGTACAAATGTGGGTGACATAAGTATATGGGAACTGGGTTCACGGGAAAGATTGGCTTCCCGAAATTTCAAGGTTTGGGAACTTGAACGTTGTAGTGTTACAATGCAG GCAGCAATTGTCAAGGATCCTCCTGTATCTGTTAACCGTGTTATATGGAGCCCAGATGGCACTTTATTTG GGGTTGCATATTCAAAGCACATAGTGCATATATATACCTACCATGGTGGCAGTGATCTGCGACATCACTTAGAG ATTGATGCACATGTTGGAGGTGTCAATGACCTTTCTTTTGCACACCCTAACAAACAACTATGCATTATTACATGTGGAGACGACAAAACAATCAAG GTTTGGGATGCAATCTCTGGCCGTAAGTTATATACTTTTGAGGGTCATGAAGCACCAGTGTATTCAGTATGCCCTCATCATAAAGAAAGTATTCAG TTTATTTTTTCAACGGCCCTTGATGGGAAAATAAAAGCATGGTTATATGACAATATGGGCTCAAGGGTCGATTATGATGCACCTGGACAATGGTGCACCACAATGGCCTACAGTGCTGATGGATCAAG GCTCTTTTCTTGTGGGACAAGCAAAGAGGGAGATTCATATCTTGTTGAATGGAATGAAAGTGAAGGAGCAATTAAGCGAACTTATAAAGGATTCCACAAGCGCTCATTGGGTGTTGTACAATTTGACACCACTAGAAACCGCTTCTTGGCTGCTGGAGATGAATATATGATTAAGTTTTGGGACATGGACAACACAAACCTATTGACTACAATTGATGCTGACGGCGGTTTGCTG GCTAGTCCACGCCTTCGTTTCAATAAGGATGGATCCTTGCTGGCTGTTTCAACCAATGACAATGGCATTAAAATCCTAGCAAATGCTGATGGGTTGAGATTGTTGCGCACATTTGAGAACCGCTCGCTTGATGTTGCTAGGATGCCTCCTGAACCTCTTGCAAAG GTGGCTTCGGGAAATGCACTTGCTATTGTTGGTGCAAATCCAGTATCAACAGCACTAGGAAGTGAAAGAGGGGGCCCTTCTGTTTCGATGTCTGGACTG AATGGAGACACCAGAAGTGTCGGGGAGGTGAAAGTCAGAGTGATTGAAGAAGCAGTAGAAAAGAGTAAAAGCTGGAAATTGACTGAAATATCTGAACCTGGCCAGTGCCGATGTCAAAAACTTCCTGATAACTTACCAACAAGCAAG GTTTCAAGGTTAATATATACTAATTCAGGAGTTGCAATTCTTGCTCTGGCTTCCAATGCGGTTCATAAGCTTTGGAAATGGCAGCGCAATGAACGTAACTCTAGTGGCAAG GCAACTGCCAGTGTCCCTCCTCAGTTATGGCAACCTGCTAGTGGTATACTTATGACCAATGACATAAATGATACAAACCCAGAAGATGCCGTGCCTTGCTTTGCATTATCAAAGAATGATTCTTATGTTATGTCAGCCTCAGGTGGAAAGGTTTCTCTTTTCAATATGATGACGTTCAAG ACAATGACGACATTCATGGCACCACCTCCAGCAGCAACATTCCTTGCTTTCCATCCTCAAGACAATAACATAATTGCCATTGGAATGGAAGACTCAACGATTCAAATCTATAATGTTAGAGTGGATGAG GTAAAAACCAAGCTCAAGGGACACCAAAAAAGAATAACAGGACTTGCTTTCTCACACGTATTGAATGTGCTTGTGTCATCAGGAGCAGATGCACAG CTTTGTGTATGGGGAATAGATACCTGGGAAAAGCACAAAAGTAAGTTATTACAGCTTCCAGTGGGTAGATCACCCTCACTTCAAGCAGGGACTCGAGTACAGTTTCACCAGGATCAAATACATTTCTTGGCCGTACACGAAACTCAGCTTGCCATCTACGAAGCATCAAAACTTGAACGCATCAAACAG TGGGTTCCCCATGATTCCCTCTCCACCCCAATATCAAATGCTACATATTCCTGTGATAGCCACCTAATATATGCAAGCTTCTGTGATGGTGCCATTGGAGTTTTCCAAGCTGAAACACTTAAACTAAGATGTCGAATTTCTGCCTCAGCTTATCTTCCTTCCAATTCCAT CTCTACTGTATACCCCCTTGTTGTTGCAGCGCATCCTTCCGAGCCAAACCAATTTTCTCTTGGGTTGACGGATGGTAGTGTAATTGTTATGGAGCCCCCAGAATCAGAAGGAAAGTGGGGCACTGGGCCACCTATTGAAAATGGGTCAGTGAGTAGCATTCCTCTTGTTGTACCAAAAGCCGGAACACCAGGTCCAGAGCAAGGCCCTAGGTGA
- the LOC131048856 gene encoding protein TPR3 isoform X1 gives MTSLSRELVFLILQFLDEEKFKESVHKLEQESGFFFNMKYFEDQVLSGEWDEVERYLSGFTKVDDNRYSMKIFFEIRKQKYLEALDKSDRARAVEILVKDLKVFSSFNEELYKEITQLLTLDNFRENEQLSKYGETKSARNIMLLELKKLIEANPLFREKLQFPGLKASRLRTLINQSLNWQHQLCKNPRPNPDIKTLFVDHNCGQQNGARPPPPANNFMGAFAKATPFPPPVTSHTPFQPTPSNPSNSLTGWMANPAPVVHPGLSAGPVGLSTGTNAAALVKRPRTPPVNTPTVDYQSGDSEHLLKRARPSAQPGEEVSYHGTNHLQCMYSQDDLPTNVASTLSQGSCIMSMDFHPVHQAILLVGTNVGDISIWELGSRERLASRNFKVWELERCSVTMQAAIVKDPPVSVNRVIWSPDGTLFGVAYSKHIVHIYTYHGGSDLRHHLEIDAHVGGVNDLSFAHPNKQLCIITCGDDKTIKVWDAISGRKLYTFEGHEAPVYSVCPHHKESIQFIFSTALDGKIKAWLYDNMGSRVDYDAPGQWCTTMAYSADGSRSDWLKHFHLFFSVSVWPFAYNLFSFRRLFSCGTSKEGDSYLVEWNESEGAIKRTYKGFHKRSLGVVQFDTTRNRFLAAGDEYMIKFWDMDNTNLLTTIDADGGLLASPRLRFNKDGSLLAVSTNDNGIKILANADGLRLLRTFENRSLDVARMPPEPLAKVASGNALAIVGANPVSTALGSERGGPSVSMSGLNGDTRSVGEVKVRVIEEAVEKSKSWKLTEISEPGQCRCQKLPDNLPTSKVSRLIYTNSGVAILALASNAVHKLWKWQRNERNSSGKATASVPPQLWQPASGILMTNDINDTNPEDAVPCFALSKNDSYVMSASGGKVSLFNMMTFKTMTTFMAPPPAATFLAFHPQDNNIIAIGMEDSTIQIYNVRVDEVKTKLKGHQKRITGLAFSHVLNVLVSSGADAQLCVWGIDTWEKHKSKLLQLPVGRSPSLQAGTRVQFHQDQIHFLAVHETQLAIYEASKLERIKQWVPHDSLSTPISNATYSCDSHLIYASFCDGAIGVFQAETLKLRCRISASAYLPSNSISTVYPLVVAAHPSEPNQFSLGLTDGSVIVMEPPESEGKWGTGPPIENGSVSSIPLVVPKAGTPGPEQGPR, from the exons ATGACTTCGCTCAGCAGAGAGCTCGTTTTTCTTATTCTGCAGTTTCTGGATGAGGAGAAATTCAAGGAAAGTGTTCACAA GTTGGAGCAGGAGTCGGGATTTTTCTTCAACATGAAGTATTTTGAGGACCAGGTCCTGAGCGGGGAGTGGGATGAGGTTGAGAGATACCTCTCTGGTTTCACCAAAGTTGATGACAATCGGTATTCGATGAAGATATTTTTTGAAATCAGGAAGCAGAAATATTTAGAAGCATTGGATAA GTCAGACAGAGCCAGGGCAGTAGAAATATTAGTAAAAGACTTGAAAGTATTTTCTTCATTCAACGAGGAACTGTACAAGGAGATTACACAACTCCTCACCTTAGATAACTTCAG AGAAAATGAACAGCTTTCGAAGTATGGGGAGACCAAATCAGCTAGAAACATTATGTTATTAGAACTCAAAAAACTTATAGAAGCTAATCCCCTGTTTCGAGAGAAGTTGCAATTTCCTGGGCTTAAAGCATCTCGATTGCGGACACTTATCAATCAAAG TTTGAATTGGCAGCATCAGCTCTGCAAAAACCCAAGGCCTAATCCTGACATAAAAACCCTTTTTGTTGATCATAATTGTGGACAACAAAATGGAGCACGTCCCCCACCGCCTGCAAACAATTTTATGGGAGCATTTGCTAAAGCAACACCATTTCCCCCACCAGTAACTAGTCATACT CCATTCCAGCCAACGCCTAGCAATCCTTCTAATTCCCTTACAGGTTGGATGGCTAATCCTGCCCCTGTGGTCCATCCTGGTCTGTCGGCAGGACCTGTGGGACTTAGTACTGGAACAAATGCAG CTGCTCTTGTTAAGCGTCCAAGGACCCCTCCAGTAAATACTCCAACAGTTGATTATCAATCTGGGGATTCTGAGCATCTCTTGAAACGAGCAAGGCCAAGTGCCCAGCCAGGCGAGGAG GTTAGTTATCATGGGACAAATCATCTTCAATGCATGTACTCACAAGATGATCTCCCTACGAATGTAGCTTCAACTTTAAGCCAGGGATCTTGCATAATGAGCATGGATTTTCACCCTGTGCACCAAGCTATACTCCTAG TGGGTACAAATGTGGGTGACATAAGTATATGGGAACTGGGTTCACGGGAAAGATTGGCTTCCCGAAATTTCAAGGTTTGGGAACTTGAACGTTGTAGTGTTACAATGCAG GCAGCAATTGTCAAGGATCCTCCTGTATCTGTTAACCGTGTTATATGGAGCCCAGATGGCACTTTATTTG GGGTTGCATATTCAAAGCACATAGTGCATATATATACCTACCATGGTGGCAGTGATCTGCGACATCACTTAGAG ATTGATGCACATGTTGGAGGTGTCAATGACCTTTCTTTTGCACACCCTAACAAACAACTATGCATTATTACATGTGGAGACGACAAAACAATCAAG GTTTGGGATGCAATCTCTGGCCGTAAGTTATATACTTTTGAGGGTCATGAAGCACCAGTGTATTCAGTATGCCCTCATCATAAAGAAAGTATTCAG TTTATTTTTTCAACGGCCCTTGATGGGAAAATAAAAGCATGGTTATATGACAATATGGGCTCAAGGGTCGATTATGATGCACCTGGACAATGGTGCACCACAATGGCCTACAGTGCTGATGGATCAAGGTCTGATTGGTTAAAGCACTTTCATCTTTTTTTCTCTGTTTCGGTTTGGCCATTTGCTTATAACCTCTTTTCTTTCCGCAGGCTCTTTTCTTGTGGGACAAGCAAAGAGGGAGATTCATATCTTGTTGAATGGAATGAAAGTGAAGGAGCAATTAAGCGAACTTATAAAGGATTCCACAAGCGCTCATTGGGTGTTGTACAATTTGACACCACTAGAAACCGCTTCTTGGCTGCTGGAGATGAATATATGATTAAGTTTTGGGACATGGACAACACAAACCTATTGACTACAATTGATGCTGACGGCGGTTTGCTG GCTAGTCCACGCCTTCGTTTCAATAAGGATGGATCCTTGCTGGCTGTTTCAACCAATGACAATGGCATTAAAATCCTAGCAAATGCTGATGGGTTGAGATTGTTGCGCACATTTGAGAACCGCTCGCTTGATGTTGCTAGGATGCCTCCTGAACCTCTTGCAAAG GTGGCTTCGGGAAATGCACTTGCTATTGTTGGTGCAAATCCAGTATCAACAGCACTAGGAAGTGAAAGAGGGGGCCCTTCTGTTTCGATGTCTGGACTG AATGGAGACACCAGAAGTGTCGGGGAGGTGAAAGTCAGAGTGATTGAAGAAGCAGTAGAAAAGAGTAAAAGCTGGAAATTGACTGAAATATCTGAACCTGGCCAGTGCCGATGTCAAAAACTTCCTGATAACTTACCAACAAGCAAG GTTTCAAGGTTAATATATACTAATTCAGGAGTTGCAATTCTTGCTCTGGCTTCCAATGCGGTTCATAAGCTTTGGAAATGGCAGCGCAATGAACGTAACTCTAGTGGCAAG GCAACTGCCAGTGTCCCTCCTCAGTTATGGCAACCTGCTAGTGGTATACTTATGACCAATGACATAAATGATACAAACCCAGAAGATGCCGTGCCTTGCTTTGCATTATCAAAGAATGATTCTTATGTTATGTCAGCCTCAGGTGGAAAGGTTTCTCTTTTCAATATGATGACGTTCAAG ACAATGACGACATTCATGGCACCACCTCCAGCAGCAACATTCCTTGCTTTCCATCCTCAAGACAATAACATAATTGCCATTGGAATGGAAGACTCAACGATTCAAATCTATAATGTTAGAGTGGATGAG GTAAAAACCAAGCTCAAGGGACACCAAAAAAGAATAACAGGACTTGCTTTCTCACACGTATTGAATGTGCTTGTGTCATCAGGAGCAGATGCACAG CTTTGTGTATGGGGAATAGATACCTGGGAAAAGCACAAAAGTAAGTTATTACAGCTTCCAGTGGGTAGATCACCCTCACTTCAAGCAGGGACTCGAGTACAGTTTCACCAGGATCAAATACATTTCTTGGCCGTACACGAAACTCAGCTTGCCATCTACGAAGCATCAAAACTTGAACGCATCAAACAG TGGGTTCCCCATGATTCCCTCTCCACCCCAATATCAAATGCTACATATTCCTGTGATAGCCACCTAATATATGCAAGCTTCTGTGATGGTGCCATTGGAGTTTTCCAAGCTGAAACACTTAAACTAAGATGTCGAATTTCTGCCTCAGCTTATCTTCCTTCCAATTCCAT CTCTACTGTATACCCCCTTGTTGTTGCAGCGCATCCTTCCGAGCCAAACCAATTTTCTCTTGGGTTGACGGATGGTAGTGTAATTGTTATGGAGCCCCCAGAATCAGAAGGAAAGTGGGGCACTGGGCCACCTATTGAAAATGGGTCAGTGAGTAGCATTCCTCTTGTTGTACCAAAAGCCGGAACACCAGGTCCAGAGCAAGGCCCTAGGTGA